One bacterium genomic region harbors:
- the leuD gene encoding 3-isopropylmalate dehydratase small subunit, with protein sequence MDRFKAHTGVAVPFDQADVDTDLIIPARYLKRIERTGYGEFLFYSKRFRADGTPNPEFVLNKPQFREGTVLVAGRNFGCGSSREHAPWALQDYGFKVIVAPSFADIFSNNAAQIGLLTIVLPEERIRQIMDAASTREGYQLTIDLEAQTVTDGFGHTDTFEIDAFKKHSLLNGLDAIGLTLQHEPEISRFEAGRPGWMPRVTV encoded by the coding sequence ATGGATCGATTCAAGGCGCACACCGGCGTCGCGGTCCCGTTCGACCAGGCGGACGTCGATACCGACCTCATCATCCCCGCGCGGTACCTCAAGCGGATCGAGCGGACCGGGTACGGGGAGTTTCTCTTCTACAGCAAGCGGTTTCGCGCCGACGGAACGCCCAATCCCGAGTTTGTGCTCAACAAGCCCCAGTTTCGCGAGGGCACGGTGCTCGTGGCCGGCAGGAACTTCGGGTGCGGCTCCTCGCGGGAACACGCCCCGTGGGCGCTACAGGACTACGGATTCAAGGTCATCGTCGCGCCGTCGTTCGCGGACATCTTCAGCAACAACGCGGCACAGATCGGTCTCCTGACCATCGTCTTGCCGGAGGAACGGATCCGGCAGATCATGGATGCCGCCAGCACGCGGGAGGGGTACCAGCTCACCATCGATCTCGAGGCGCAGACGGTCACAGATGGGTTCGGACACACGGACACGTTCGAGATCGACGCGTTCAAGAAACACAGCCTGCTCAACGGGCTCGACGCCATCGGGCTCACACTGCAGCACGAGCCCGAGATCTCCCGCTTTGAGGCGGGCCGGCCGGGTTGGATGCCCCGGGTGACCGTCTGA